GTCCTTTTCGTCCAGAATGGAATCCCTGTAGATGTTGGTAACGGGCACTTCAGCAGTAGGGATCAGGTAGAAATTGTCGACGGGAACGGCATACATCTGGCCTTCCTTGTCGGGCAACTGACCGGTGGCAAAGGCGCTGTCCTCATTGACCATCAACGGAGGCAGCATTTCCTGATAACCTTCGGCACGAGCTTTGTCCAGAAAATAATTGATCATGGCCCTTTGTAGTCTTGAGCCTTTGTCTTTATATACCGGGAATCCCCTTCCTGTGATTTTATTGCCCAGATCGAAATCAAGAATGTCATACTTTTTCCCCAGTTCCCAGTGAGGCAGTGCATCCGGGCCCAATTGAGGGGTCTTACCCCCTGAACGGACAAACTGATTGTCTTCTTCACCCTTACCCTGAATCACAGATGGATGGGGTATATTGGGCACCTGAATCAGCAGGTCACGAATTTTTTCTTCTATTTCGTTCAGCCGGTTCTGGTTTTCTTTGATCTTCTGCTTGAGATCCGCATTCCTGTTTTTGGCTTCATTGGCCTCTTCGGTTTTGCCTTCTCTGAAGAGCTGGCCGATCTTTTTGGAGAGCGTGTTGAGCTCCGACTGGTCGGTGTTTACCTTTTGCTGGGTGCTACGCCTTTCGTCGTCGAGATGCTTGAGTTTTTCAATGGTTTCGGTGTAATCATTGTTACGGGTTTTGAGCCTTTCAATGATGTACTCGGAATTTTCGCGAATGTATTGTAATGATAGCATGGGCAAGGGGTTTTCAGAAACAAGAAAACTCCTGTATCGGTATTGATGATTATCGGATACAGGAGTTTCTCAATAATTTTTTATGTTGCAACGGTCAAAATAATAATAGCCAAAACCAATATTATTTTCTTGGTTTTTAAAGTTTAACGCATATAACCGTGCGTATATCTCAGTTTATACCCTTAATTTTCCGCAGGTGTAACAGAAACGTATGAACGGTTCTTTCTTTTCTGGAACTCAACACTTCCGTCAACAAGAGCAAAAAGGGTATGATCCTTTCCCATTCCAACGTTCTTTCCGGGATAATGTTTTGTACCTCTTTGTCTTACAATGATGTTACCCGCTTTCGCAGCTTGCCCTCCGTAAAGCTTCACT
Above is a genomic segment from Bacteroidales bacterium containing:
- the serS gene encoding serine--tRNA ligase, translating into MLSLQYIRENSEYIIERLKTRNNDYTETIEKLKHLDDERRSTQQKVNTDQSELNTLSKKIGQLFREGKTEEANEAKNRNADLKQKIKENQNRLNEIEEKIRDLLIQVPNIPHPSVIQGKGEEDNQFVRSGGKTPQLGPDALPHWELGKKYDILDFDLGNKITGRGFPVYKDKGSRLQRAMINYFLDKARAEGYQEMLPPLMVNEDSAFATGQLPDKEGQMYAVPVDNFYLIPTAEVPVTNIYRDSILDEKDLPVKMTAYTPCFRREAGSWGKEVRGLNRVHQFDKVEIVQIDHPERSYQTLEEMTSYVESLIKDLELPYRIMRLCGGDLGFAAALTYDFEVYSSAQDKWLEVSSVSNFESYQANRLKLRFRAARAKKPQPAHTLNGSALALPRLLAALLENNQDEKGIRIPDVLQEYTGFDHITA
- the rpmA gene encoding 50S ribosomal protein L27, whose protein sequence is MAHKKGMGSTRNGRDSESKRLGVKLYGGQAAKAGNIIVRQRGTKHYPGKNVGMGKDHTLFALVDGSVEFQKRKNRSYVSVTPAEN